A genomic segment from Triticum dicoccoides isolate Atlit2015 ecotype Zavitan chromosome 1A, WEW_v2.0, whole genome shotgun sequence encodes:
- the LOC119279929 gene encoding glycine-rich protein 2-like, with translation MGERVKGTVKWFNVTKGFGFISPEDGSEDLFVHQSAIKSDGYRSLNENDTVEFEVITGDDGRTKASDVTAPGGGALSGGSRPGDGGGDRGGRGGYGGGGYGGGGGGYGGGGGGYGGGGGGYGGGGGGRGCYKCGEEGHISRDCPQGGGGGGGYGGGGYGGGGGGGRECYKCGEEGHISRDCPQGGGGGGGGGYGGGGGRGGGGGGGGCFSCGESGHFSRECPNKAH, from the coding sequence ATGGGGGAGAGGGTCAAGGGAACCGTGAAGTGGTTCAACGTCACCAAGGGGTTCGGCTTCATCTCCCCGGAGGACGGCAGCGAGGACCTCTTCGTCCACCAGTCCGCCATCAAGTCCGACGGCTACCGCAGCCTCAACGAGAACGACACCGTCGAGTTCGAGGTCATCACCGGCGACGACGGTCGCACCAAGGCCTCCGACGTCACCGCACCAGGAGGAGgagcgctctccggcggctcccgCCCTGGCGATGGCGGTGGTGACCGTGGGGGCCGCGGCGGCTACGGTGGCGGTGGctacggcggtggcggtggcggctacggaggcggtggtggcggttacggcggtggcggtggcggctacggtggtggcggcggcggccgtggaTGCTACAAGTGCGGCGAGGAGGGCCACATCTCCAGGGACTGCCCccagggcggcggtggtggcggcggctacgGCGGTGGTGGctatggaggaggcggcggcggcggccgcgagtGCTACAAGTGCGGCGAGGAGGGCCACATCTCCAGGGACTGCCCCcagggcggtggtggtggcggcggcggcggctacggaggcggtggtggccgtggcggcggcggcggcggtggcggctgcttCTCCTGCGGCGAGTCCGGCCACTTCTCCCGCGAGTGCCCCAACAAGGCCCACTAG